gaagatccccggactccaatccagcaaagtgttgggaagagttccatcagcacgacggcgtggtgacgatcttgatgtactactgctgcagggcttcgcctaagcaccgctacaatattatcgtggactatggtggctgggggcgccgcacacggctaaggaatagatcacgtggatcaacttgtgtgtctctagggtgcctctgcctcagtatataaaggaccaaagggggggggaggcggccggccaaggagggcgcgccaggagagtcctactccctctgggagtaggattccccccccccccagtcctagttggaataggattcgcggaggggggaaaagagagagagaggccggccccctctccctttcctattcggaccaagggaggggaggggcgcgtggcccatgtAGGCTGCCtcctctcttttccactaaggcccatcatggcccatttagctcccggggtggttccggtaacctcccggtactccggtaaaatcccgatttcacccggaacacttccgatatccaaacataggcttccaatatatcaatctctatgtctcgaccattttgagactcctcgtcatgtccgtgatcacatccgggactccgaacaaccttcggtacatcaaaatgcataaactcataatataactgtcatcgtacccttaagcgtgtggaccctacgggttcgagaacaatgtagacatgaccgagacacgcttccggtcaataaccaatagcgggacctggatgcccatattggctcctacatattctacgaagatctttatcggtcagaccgcataacaacatacgttgttccctttgtcatcggtatgttacttgcccgagattcgatcgtcggtattccaatacctatttcaatctcgttaccggcaagtctctttactcgttccgtaatacatcatctcgcaactaactcattagttgcaatgcttgcaaggctttaagtgatgtgcattactgagagggcccagagatacctctccgacaatcggagtgacaaatcctaatctcgaaatacgccaacccaacatttacctttggagacacctgtagagctcctttataatcacccagttacgttgtgacgtttggtagcacacaaagtgttcctccggcaaacgggagttgcataatatcatagtcataggaacatgtataagtcatgaagaaagcaatagcaacatactaaacgatcgggtgctaagctaatggaatgggtcatgtcaatcagatcattcacttaatgatgtgaccccgttaatcaaataacaactcattgttcatggtttggaaacataaccatctttgattaacgagctagtcaagtagaggcatactagtgacactctgtttgtctatgtattcacacatgtattatgtttccggttaatacaattctagcatgaataataaacatttatcatgatataaggaaataaataataactttattattgcctctagggcatatttccttcacagatagggttagggttacatagagtcggttacaatggtaggagatcttcatatccgtatcgccaagctttccttccacgccaaggaaagtcccttccggacacgggacggagtcttcaatcttgtatcttcatagtccaggagtccggctgaaggtatagtccggctatccgaacaccccctaatccaggactccctcactcacaaaCCCGCAACAACCAGGGTCTGTCGGTGGGCGCAGACGGCGAAGCTAAGCGGAGTGCTGAGGAATGAGAGAAGGGGATCAAATCTAACACATAGTCAAAGTGACCAAGCGAAGAGGATTTACCTTGCTCGTCGCCGAAACCTGAATCAACTACCGAGGTGGTCGGCGGGGGTTGATGTGAGCTCCATCACCAGCTGTTTGTCCTGCTCCTGAACGATGACGGGGCGCGGTGCTCGCCGGCCGGGCGTGGTTGGCTTCTCCCCCTCCTCGCGTCCAAACGCGACTGCTGCTctccctctccttggagaggtctAGCAGATCGACGGAGCCGACGAGGTTCTTTCGGATGACGCGCCGATGGGTAAGGACGACGACGGCGTCCAAGCCCTTCCTCTAGTAGCTAGCGCGACAAATTCGGAGAATTTGGGATGGGTGGAGACGGCAGCGTGCGAGAGAGGGAATGGGAGGAGACGGCGGCATGGACTGCTCGGTTTGAGATGGGAGGAGATGAAGGCTGTCTTTCTGGGGAagtttcctttctctcttttttcatcGAGGGAGGTGTTACCTGGGGAAGTTTCTCAGGTGAGATTTTTCTATCGCCTCGCCACAGTAAAAGTGATGACCTGGATAGCACCAGCGTCCTCCTAGACATTCGAAAAAAATGAACGACCTGACGACGTGGCTATCGCGAGTTATCGCCTTTGATGCGTAGCTAAATGGTTTTAATGTTTGCATTTTCATTTTACTTGCCTATTCTGTTTAGGATTATATGAAATATTGGTGTGCACTTCTTAGGTCAAGGATATCTTACAATAAGTTACATCGGAATATGATATTATCTTGGGGCGTACATTCACTCACATGAAAATGGTTGAGTATAGTCATCATTACTCTACTTCATACCACTTACTCCATCTGCATAAGTCCTGCAATATGATACATTGCATCAAGGATCAATATGCCACACAAGGATCAATAAATTGAATGTGTTGTCAAGCCACACCTAAGTAACAAAGTATACCCACATCAATAAGCAATTTAAGATAAAAGAAAGTTCCCATTTCATTTTGCAGCAAACCAATCTACTTCCACTCACTAGTGAAGTTCTACTCGTCTACAGTTGACTTACAGATAGCTTGGAGTTCAGATGATAGAATCTTTCGGATGCTTCAATTATGTCTTCCGGATACTATAATGAGCACTCATCACTTTCATGGATCACTCCCAAAATTATTTGGGTAGGGTCACAACAATTCAGGTAATAGTGGAATGAGGCTTGTTTGAGTTCAATTAAATTCGGTGCATGGTTTCAAGGTTATGAACATTTGAAGTACAATTCAAATTTAATTTGATCTAACATGGAATTGATTGGAAGTTTTGGGTATAAGATATCCAATGGGTAAGGTTCACTGAATGATTGAATATGCAAAAGGAATCATTGCTTTTGGGCGTGTGGTTTATGAACTAAATTTAAACATGTTCATATTCAAATTTGAATGTCCTTTGTTAGATTCAAATGGTTTGGGTTCAACATTTGAATCAATGCACAAAAGGATTCATGTTGAAATTCAAATAGGTTTGAAAGTTATAGTTTATACTAGGTTTGAATTAAATTTTTAAATAATTCAAATTGGATAGGTTAGGTTAGATTCCACGATGATTTAAGTAGGTTGAGAACATCTTATGAACCAGTTTGCAAAAATATTCATCTGATTGGACTTGTAGTTTGAATTCCAGGTTCAAATGAAGTTTgaactcaaattcaaataatttGTACCAGAAAAGTTTCAAACTTTGGTAATAAGGTTCTAATAGCCATTTGTGAACTTATGGAACACGAAACAAAATGAATCGGCTTATTTGAGTGACTGGTTTAAGTTATGTCAAATTCGAACTTAATTTTGTTTTGCTCAAAAGCCTACATAGTGACAAAAATTGCTGCCATGACAACAGTATATGACATGCTACCAAATTTAGGCTGGATCGAATTCTAATTATTAAACTAAAGATTTTTATTTGAAGACTTACGTCCTAAGGATCAATGTGCAAAAATATCCACTTTAATTGGACATATGGTTTGCAATTTAGACCCTACACAaggtttaaattcaaatttgaagtatgcaaaTGTGAAATTAATTGGTTCTGGTGAACAACGCTCTCCATGATGATCAATAATAAAAAAAGATTCACTCAACTTGGAGCTACATGTAAAATGTTATAAAGTTTTGAAGTTACATGGGCTTTTCAGCAGAAGTTACATCGGTTAACTTGGcaaaaagaaactaaaataaatagGGGACGTGTGGCCTGATTCTATTGGTTGATACCGGTTTGGGGCTAGAACATAACCGTCATTAGATTTGAAGGGGCTCAGACGACAGGATTTTGGCCACGTCGCATAGACACGTGCACCTATACCACTTCACTGAGATATAAAATCGTGAGCCCGTACGAGATCGAATGGCTAAGGCAAATGGGAGCTAACCCAGCGGTGGCTAGGTCGCCGAAGATGGCACAACGATGGCGGTGACTCTCGGGATTGTCCACGGGCTTCCTCTTTGCTGATTCTCCAGCAAATGGGAAGGACTTGATGGGGTGAAGCTCGGTGAGGCAATCATAATGGTAACGTTGACGTCGTCAACTGGCCCCTCTGGTGATGGCGACGAGCAACTGGAGTGGCAAAGGCTTTGATCCTCCTTAAGTTCATTGACGTTGTGCTCGCTCTGGCATGTTCCTGGACAAAACAGAGGGTGAGGGAGAGAGTTGGGATCACGACGAGTTGAACATGGGAAAAGGAGGGTTGATTGCTCACGCACAACGCCGAAATCTGTTGTCGGAGTGGTGCAGCGATGACGCCGATCTGAGCTCGGAATCGAGTGGCCTGGCTGTGGTGAGGTGGCGCATGAGCTGGGGTTTTTTATAGGCGTGGGCAGGAGGTCCAGGGAGGCATAATTTCTATGGGGTGGTGGCCGGCCGTTTCGACATCGTGTGGGTTGTGCGTGGGAGGTGGACGATAGGTCTGATGCTTGGAGCCGATGTGTCAGGGATCCGGCTTGCCCGCTCCCTcgccatgctcccatccgtgctcccactccaTCCTAcggctgtttttttcctttttctttctaatctaatcatcttcccccctgattttaaagggatggggccgggccttattttgtttcAATCAAATCATGACACATATGCGGAAGCACGgatgggagcacggatgggagcacgctgggggagcaggcaagtctcgtccatgTGTCAGCGGCCGTGAGCGAGGGGGTGGCGCGGGGTGGCTGTCGATCATCAGATTTTTATAAAGTGGGTTGTGTGCTCGCCTTGGGGTAATGAGCCATGAGCCTTTGCGTTGGGCTTGGTGTTGAGCATTGTGCTCGCCTACTAACCGTACGATAGGGTTAGGGCTACTGGGCTACATGGCTGGGTTGGGTAGAATATGAATTCTTTTCCTTCTGTTTTATATTTCCCTTTTTTTACTTTGAATATGATTCAAAGATCAAGTTTGGCCCAAATCTTTTGGGAAACATTTCACAGGGGTCGACTTAATATTTGGGACCTGGGAAAAATTGCCAGCCCAAAATATTAAATAAAAGGTCATATACATTTCGTAAGCTTAATTTGGCATTATGAATAATCCCTAAAAATAATTTGAGGGTTTTAAATAATTCCaaaattattttgagctacaaaTAACAATCAATTTGATCATCTCCTAGTAAAAACACGCTATGATCAAAACAATCACAAGAAAAAATGCACAAAAAAATCTAATTCAATTATTCATATTCCAAAATTGGGCAAATTTTGGGATGTGGCAGTAATATTTTGTCAACTAACACTTAAAATGCATCCAAAACGAATATTCATACAAAATAGTTTATGCATATTACCTGAAGTTTTCTTCTAATATTGCTAGATGTATACTTTTTGGATGACATAACAATGCTGACATAACAGCAATTAAGAAAGTAGTGCAAAGTTGTGAAGGTAGCAGATCAACTCAATAAAATCTTACTAATTATCATGTCGAACTCATAAAGGACAAATTCCAGATAATTTATACTCCTAAACAATGTTCAGCTGATCGATTATCAATAACCATGTTGAAACAATTGAGATGCACTATTAATTCGTTCATAAATCTTTATCAATTTCTCGCAAAAAAATCTTTATCAATTATCACGGCCAAATCGCCTACAAAATATGTTTCCTATATAGATAGAGACATACATTACTCTATGGATTTCAATCGCACCATGACTGATAGGCATGATGAGGCATTCTTGCAGCGACTTGGCCTGACACCTCTTTGCATCGTCGCATGGGGGCTGGCGATGGGGTGTCTCCCGACTCCGGCCGAAATGTTGTTGTCTAAGGAACGAGAGTAAAAGAAGCTTGCTAGCGCTTAGCGCTAAAGATCGTGATAGCACAAAAAATTTGTGAAAAACAATATAAATATGAATTAACTTCTTTAGTATAATGAAGTACATTCATGCTGGTCAAATAAACATGAATCAACTAACATTCTCAGTCTATCACGAGCATTTTGGACATTAGCAGCCATCTACGAAGTTAGTGATATTTGACTAGCTAAGGAAATTCGACTGTGTTGATTTCTTTTCACTTCGAGTTTAGAAACCTTTTCATCAAGAAAGAAAGGTTTGGGAACTTTAGTTCCGTGATGTGCCTTTGTCTAGTTCATGTCTATGATCTATATGATCCGAGAATTTCTCATTAATTGTAGTTTTTGTACAAGTTTCTGAAGAAACCACCCCTTCACAAAGAATCGTATTATTCCAGTATAACATTTCCTGTGATGAAATACAAATTTAATACTCGGTGTTTCTCCTACATTTTTTTATGCCAACTACATGGATACATAAATAAGGTGTACAATAACTAGTTCGGAGTTTAAGATGTATCTGCAACAAAGTCTTGTATCACAGTCCGCACCGCAATAGGAATTCTCACTGAGCGAGTACCTCCATCTGACCATGTCAAGCTCCCGAAAGTGTACCCACCTTGTACTCTCTGCCTTGCTGTGAATCTCACCATAAACTTCGCGCTTTTACTACCGCTTTGGGTGAAATTAATCACAGATGGCTCCACGAACACATCTATCCCCGCTGGAGCTTCAACCACTAAATGATATGTTGCTTCTGCCGGCCCAACGTTAGTCACAGTGCGCTGAAGCACCACCTTGTCTTTGAGGTCTGGCACGGCAATTGACGGGAGGTTGAGATTGAGGTAGTAGGACTCACAACCATCTAAATATCCAAGGGTGCAGTTGAAAAACTTGTTGTACTCCCTTGCATCCACGTCGTAAACCAAGCCAGGATCAACGGCTCTTTCTGGGTCAATATGTCCACCACCAAAGTCGAAGGGGTCGGCTAGTTTCCTTGGGACCACTTCTGCTTGGATTGGCATGCCAAAATGATCGGTCACAGATGCTGCAACCAATAATAAGGAACAATCAAGTCAGTTATATATTTTGACAAGTTGTTTTGGTGTGTGTTTATTTTTTGTATTTCAATGTTCGTACCTGTGCTGACGATGGCAGACTTGATCATGGCAGGTGACCAGCCAGGGTGAACCGACTTGAGCAGTGCGGTCACAGCGGAGACATGTGGGCACGCCATGGATGTCCCGGATTTGAACACGTAGGAGTTGCGGTCAGCTGCCAAGATGCTGACGCCAGGTGCAGCAATGTCGGGCTGTTCAAACATGTGTATGGAGAATTAGATAAGAAGTTTTAAGTTAAGAAAAACTAGAGATGCTAGGTAACAAACAAGACAATGGCAACAATTGTCTCAAGTTAGGAAGTTGAGAATAATATATACCTTAAGTATGCTAGGGAACAACATGCTTGGACCTCTGGACGAGAACGAGGCGACCCTCGGCGACAACACCCCGTTTCCGACGACGCTTGCTGCCGGGGACACCTTCACCACCGGATTCCTAAACACATGACACAGAGATGAATTAGTTCTTGGATAAGAAGGTACATATGTTCACCCTTGAGTTTCAAACAGTGTGTCAAATTCTCACTCAGTCATGTCCCAGTAGGAGAGAATTCGTTGTGCGATCTCGAAATCCACCAGAGCGCAAGGCATAACTCCCTTGCACGTGGCCAGGTGGTCCAGATTGTTGGCTGTGTACTGTGCAAAGATGAGGCCCTTGGCCCCTGCTTCGACGGTGCTTTTGATTGCCAAAGGGAGTGCTTGCCTGGGGGGCGTGGTGGCTGTCTGGGCTGGTGCGTAACAGAGGACGGTTTTGCCAGTGACATTGCTCAACGCCAGTGATTCGGCGTCGCAGCTGCACATAAGTTTCAAAATTCAACATGGTTTCATAAATCGCAGCATTTACGATCAATCAAATGTCATCAAGCGATTCATTACCTCCCCGCATATACAAGGTCCTGAAAGCCGCTGTTGTTCATAGCCGCATTGTAGTTTATAGACTGCCCCTGCATTTGAAATCAATTACAGATTAAAGAGCAAGTAAAGCTAGGAAAGCTACGGGATGGAACCAGCAATTTCTCTTGTATATCGAGGATTACGGAAAGCTTTAAGGAATAGGGATGAGATAAACATTTTTTTTGGCTAGTTTTGTAGTCCCTTTTGTATGCATATGATATGAATCGGAGCCAAAAGTTTTTCTAGAGAAACTATATGTAAGTTTGTGCATGTAGA
The sequence above is drawn from the Triticum aestivum cultivar Chinese Spring chromosome 7A, IWGSC CS RefSeq v2.1, whole genome shotgun sequence genome and encodes:
- the LOC123152128 gene encoding subtilisin-like protease SBT3.9, whose protein sequence is MDSKTSFCGALLLLAALLPLSASASSKLYIVYMGEKKHDDPSVVITSHHDILTSVFGSKDEALRSIVYSYKHGFSGFAAMLTKSQAEAIAKFPEVVTVKPNTFHETHTTRSWDFLALEHNQGPQQPGLLKQAKYGEDVIVGVIDSGIWPESQSFDDSGYGPVPARWKGKCQTGQKFNTTSCNRKTIRARWYGRGISAEVLKSDYKSPRDIQGHGTHVASTIAGTEMQGVSYGGLGMGVARGGAPRARFGIYKACWVGAGCPDAAVLAAIDDAIYDGVDVLSLSIAEVGHELPGTLHAVQRGISVVFGGGNDGPVPQTISNAVPWVTTVAASTIDRSFPTLISLGTKKSLWYGQSINYNAAMNNSGFQDLVYAGSCDAESLALSNVTGKTVLCYAPAQTATTPPRQALPLAIKSTVEAGAKGLIFAQYTANNLDHLATCKGVMPCALVDFEIAQRILSYWDMTENPVVKVSPAASVVGNGVLSPRVASFSSRGPSMLFPSILKPDIAAPGVSILAADRNSYVFKSGTSMACPHVSAVTALLKSVHPGWSPAMIKSAIVSTASVTDHFGMPIQAEVVPRKLADPFDFGGGHIDPERAVDPGLVYDVDAREYNKFFNCTLGYLDGCESYYLNLNLPSIAVPDLKDKVVLQRTVTNVGPAEATYHLVVEAPAGIDVFVEPSVINFTQSGSKSAKFMVRFTARQRVQGGYTFGSLTWSDGGTRSVRIPIAVRTVIQDFVADTS